Proteins from a single region of Streptomyces sp. HUAS 15-9:
- a CDS encoding thioesterase II family protein, which produces MTEQWFRVPRARPDAATRLVCLPYAGGSAAVYRTWDQLVPSDVEVRPVELPGRGMRIGEQPFSRLPSLVRALADAMEPLLDRPFALFGHSLGGLVAFELARLLRRRGWPVPCHLFVSASAAPARRREPVLHNASDAELKARLLEFNGTPREVLENDELMELILPVLRADFAVLETYEYHEEPPLDVPITVFGGIHDRTVRPSELEGWRGQSTSSRLRLLPGDHFFINGMALEVVRLVLAHLTPVPVPVPVPGS; this is translated from the coding sequence GTGACGGAGCAGTGGTTCCGGGTGCCGCGGGCCCGGCCGGACGCGGCCACCCGCCTGGTGTGCCTGCCGTACGCCGGCGGGTCGGCCGCGGTGTACCGCACGTGGGATCAGCTCGTACCGAGCGACGTGGAGGTTCGTCCGGTCGAGCTGCCCGGCCGCGGCATGCGCATCGGTGAGCAGCCCTTCTCCCGCCTCCCCTCGCTGGTCCGTGCGCTGGCGGATGCGATGGAGCCGCTGCTCGACCGGCCCTTCGCACTCTTCGGGCACAGTCTGGGCGGACTGGTGGCGTTCGAGCTGGCACGGCTGCTGCGCCGCCGCGGGTGGCCCGTGCCCTGCCACCTGTTCGTGTCGGCTTCCGCAGCCCCCGCCCGGCGCCGTGAGCCGGTGCTGCACAACGCCTCCGACGCCGAGTTGAAGGCCCGGTTGCTCGAGTTCAACGGAACGCCGCGCGAGGTCCTGGAGAACGACGAGCTCATGGAGTTGATCCTGCCCGTGCTCCGTGCCGACTTCGCGGTCCTGGAGACGTACGAGTATCACGAGGAACCACCGCTCGACGTGCCGATCACGGTGTTCGGCGGTATCCACGACCGCACGGTGCGGCCCTCGGAACTGGAGGGATGGCGCGGGCAGTCGACCAGCTCGCGCCTTCGTCTGCTACCCGGCGATCACTTCTTCATCAACGGAATGGCTCTCGAAGTCGTACGGCTCGTCCTTGCCCACCTCACGCCGGTGCCCGTGCCGGTGCCGGTGCCGGGGAGCTAG
- a CDS encoding 4'-phosphopantetheinyl transferase family protein, with product MELWWWRHGTAVPEGFAELLDATEHARAAAYRFPAHSARFVWARALTKRIVGTAAGVSARDVRLTREPCPGCGDTGHGPPAAELADGTAHLSLSHSEGYSALLLSLRHPVGLDIERVRPMPVDVLAPTTLCEDERTYVFDEPSGPRRSLAYLRCWTRKEAVLKAVGTGVVGDLTRLGVRPRERTARIAHGSGRRAGEWWTTDLRPVPDLVAAVARPAAGPDEPVTLHQAGAELTGLSGSMT from the coding sequence GTGGAACTGTGGTGGTGGCGGCACGGCACGGCGGTGCCCGAGGGCTTCGCCGAACTGCTCGACGCGACGGAACACGCGCGGGCCGCGGCCTACCGCTTCCCGGCGCACAGCGCCCGGTTCGTCTGGGCGCGAGCCCTGACCAAGCGGATCGTGGGCACGGCCGCCGGGGTGTCCGCCCGGGACGTACGACTGACCCGGGAGCCCTGTCCCGGCTGCGGTGACACCGGGCACGGCCCGCCGGCGGCAGAGCTCGCGGACGGCACGGCGCACCTCAGCCTCTCGCACAGCGAGGGCTACTCGGCCCTGCTGCTGTCCTTACGGCATCCGGTGGGCCTCGACATCGAGCGGGTACGGCCGATGCCCGTGGACGTCCTCGCACCGACGACCCTGTGCGAGGACGAGCGGACCTATGTGTTCGACGAGCCCTCGGGCCCGCGCCGCTCGCTCGCCTATCTGCGCTGCTGGACGCGGAAGGAAGCCGTTCTGAAGGCGGTGGGCACCGGCGTCGTGGGCGACCTGACCAGGCTGGGCGTGCGGCCGCGGGAGCGAACGGCGCGCATAGCGCACGGCTCGGGCCGGCGTGCGGGCGAGTGGTGGACAACCGACCTCAGGCCGGTCCCGGACCTCGTGGCGGCGGTGGCACGGCCGGCCGCCGGCCCGGACGAGCCCGTCACGCTGCACCAAGCCGGCGCGGAGCTCACCGGCCTGTCCGGCTCGATGACTTGA
- a CDS encoding non-ribosomal peptide synthetase, whose protein sequence is MSMPDLDGMTAEQKRRLLAERLGRARRPRVRQFPLSFSQQRLWFLQQLVPGSAAYNVPSAVRIHGQLDLDVWRRCTDEIVRRHEALRTTFAEVDGEPVQRVAETGRADFAVVDCTHLSGDDREREVQRLAREEVRRPFVLEQGPLLRVRVFRLGPEEHVLLLTMHHIVADLWSMAVAVRELVALYPALRAGSGSPLPELPLQYADYAAWQRGQAEGSGVAGDLAYWKQALDGAPPVLALPTDRPRPPVQTSRGGSKPFELPGPLMTRLRELSRREGATPFMTLLAAFAVVLQRYAHQDDLVIGAPIANRTRPELEPLIGFFVNTLALRADLSGDPTFREALARVRATCLGAYAHQELPFERLVEELHPKRDLSRSPLFQVSFVFQNIDMPELDLGGLRVTPLTLESATARFDLELQVFDRPDGLSGWFEYNADLFDGATIEQLSESLRVLVEEIADAPDRRLSELSLLTEEQRHRLAREPNDTRRVRPDLRWAHHGFEERARETPEAEALRCGEQTLTYAELDRRANRLAHHLHRLGVGRGDLVGICTERTPEMVAAVLGTLKSGAAYVPLDPAFPSERLAFMLQDSGLKLLLTQRSVLAGLPEPAVGVLCLDEAAEALEAEPATRPDVETPGEDLAYVIYTSGSTGKPKGVQIPHRALANFLRSMSERPGIGPDDALVAVTTLCFDISMLELLLPLTTGARVILVDREVASDGRRLRAVLSESGATLMQATPSTWRLLLDAGWSPRPGFRMLCGGEALPADLARRLSRDGGELWNMYGPTETTIWSAVARIDEGTVSLGEPIANTELHVLDARGALVPPGIPGELHIGGTGLARGYLGRPELTAERFVPHPFPIGLGERLYRTGDLVRRRGDGSLEFLGRIDHQVKLRGFRIELGEIEAVLEQQPVVRQAVVTVREDTPGDQRLVAYVVADPSAADSGASPDELDQWRNIWDTAYDEPAADVDPSFDISGWTSSYTGEPIPAEEMRDWVDRTAERVLSRAPQSVLDVGCGTGLILHAVAPHCKRYWGTDFSAVALARLRRAAADPDRFPGDVQLHECAADQLDRLPDQQFDVVLLNSVVQYFPDEEYLARVIEGALPRLAPGGAVVVGDVRSLPLLEAFHASVELHRAAPDLSADALRGRVRRRAAEEEELVIDPRFFLALRARLPGIAEVRILPKRGRYDNELTRFRYDVILTSEPEAPPAGLSPLDWRAGGLSLPALRERLVPATADVIAVRDVPNARVRPFADLVERLGTAGGTAADLRQSLAAGSAGAVDPEELAALAEQTGYRAEPDWTRHGSDGAFDLVLRRLDGDGHPVASAQAFLQAAPVPPGPLSAWVNGAASRRARKLQPHLRAVLGEKLPEYMLPSVFVFLDALPLTPNEKVDRKALPEPQVVRSDPRTPYEAPRGDLERDLAEIWEQLLHLEGVSIHDDFFESGGHSLLATQAISRIRTRLGREVSLRDIFEYRTVAALAAWLVDGGAEGGGPVLVPIPRAERGGELPLSYAQEWLCVDHPVGPESPAHNVVTAARLRGRLDEEALARAFDHVVRRHESLRTRLVTRPAGPAQVVDATGTWPLTRSRLEGAASGDPHQAIRGILEEESSRPFRLAEGPLVRGRLLTLGDEERILVLTVHHAVTDNWSYGVLLQDLAGAYEALAEGREPTLPELPLQFADFAAWQRQAFESGALDADTEYWRRTLAELPPPPRLDDVRLPHEAAPAASGHAFELSPELTAALREFAQREGATLFMVLLAAFGAQLAACTGSRDLAVDFPVAGRDRPETEQLIGFFVNPLVLRADLGGDPSFRELVGRARERILEAYAHQSVPLQPLRREFAPQCERVRLGFNLLNAPLPAAVLRDVRLEPLDADWGFVHVPPEMEPGVVDLSLIMLEDAEALRGIWMHAVERVDPRLVGRVTRQWSRLLEMVVDDPDRRIEELCRLLREDEVPATASGAGAEGSEE, encoded by the coding sequence ATGAGCATGCCCGATCTGGACGGCATGACCGCCGAGCAGAAGCGGAGACTTCTGGCCGAGCGGCTGGGACGGGCCCGGCGACCGCGGGTGCGCCAGTTCCCCCTCTCCTTCTCGCAGCAGCGGCTCTGGTTCCTGCAGCAGCTGGTGCCGGGCAGCGCCGCCTACAACGTCCCCAGCGCGGTGCGGATCCACGGGCAGCTGGACCTCGACGTGTGGCGGCGCTGCACCGACGAGATCGTGCGGCGCCACGAGGCGTTGCGCACCACCTTCGCGGAGGTCGACGGCGAGCCCGTACAGCGGGTGGCCGAGACGGGGCGGGCCGACTTCGCCGTGGTCGACTGCACCCACCTCTCCGGCGACGACCGCGAGCGGGAGGTCCAGCGCCTGGCCCGGGAAGAGGTCCGGCGGCCGTTCGTGCTGGAGCAGGGCCCCCTTCTGCGGGTCAGGGTGTTCCGGCTGGGTCCCGAGGAGCACGTCCTGCTGCTCACCATGCACCACATCGTCGCCGACCTCTGGTCCATGGCGGTGGCGGTCCGTGAGCTGGTCGCCCTCTACCCGGCCCTGCGCGCGGGCAGCGGCTCACCGCTGCCCGAACTTCCCCTCCAGTACGCCGACTACGCCGCCTGGCAGCGCGGCCAGGCGGAGGGCTCCGGCGTGGCCGGCGACCTCGCGTACTGGAAGCAGGCGCTCGACGGCGCCCCGCCGGTTCTCGCCCTTCCGACCGACCGCCCGCGCCCGCCCGTGCAGACCTCGCGTGGCGGATCGAAACCCTTCGAGCTGCCCGGACCGCTGATGACGCGGCTGCGCGAGCTGAGCCGACGGGAGGGCGCGACGCCCTTCATGACGCTGCTGGCCGCGTTCGCCGTGGTGCTCCAGCGCTACGCCCACCAGGACGACCTGGTGATCGGCGCGCCCATCGCCAACCGGACCCGTCCCGAACTGGAGCCGCTGATCGGGTTCTTCGTCAACACCCTGGCCCTGCGGGCGGACCTCTCCGGCGACCCCACCTTCCGTGAGGCCCTGGCGCGGGTGCGCGCGACCTGCCTGGGGGCCTACGCCCACCAGGAGCTGCCGTTCGAACGGCTGGTGGAGGAGCTGCACCCCAAGCGTGACCTCTCCCGGTCGCCGCTGTTCCAGGTGTCGTTCGTCTTCCAGAACATCGACATGCCGGAGCTGGACCTGGGCGGGCTGCGGGTCACCCCGCTGACGCTGGAGAGCGCCACCGCCCGGTTCGACCTGGAGTTGCAGGTCTTCGACCGGCCGGACGGGCTGAGCGGCTGGTTCGAGTACAACGCCGACCTGTTCGACGGCGCCACCATCGAGCAACTCTCCGAGTCGCTGCGCGTCCTCGTCGAGGAGATCGCCGACGCGCCCGACCGCCGTCTCTCCGAGCTGAGCCTGCTCACCGAGGAGCAGCGGCACCGGCTGGCCCGGGAGCCCAACGACACCCGGCGCGTCCGGCCGGACCTGCGCTGGGCGCATCACGGCTTCGAGGAGCGGGCCCGGGAGACACCCGAGGCGGAGGCCCTGCGCTGCGGGGAGCAGACCCTGACGTACGCCGAACTCGACCGGCGGGCCAACCGGCTCGCGCACCACTTGCACCGGCTGGGCGTCGGGCGTGGCGACCTGGTCGGGATCTGCACCGAGCGCACGCCGGAGATGGTGGCCGCGGTCCTCGGCACCCTCAAGTCCGGCGCCGCCTACGTGCCGCTGGACCCGGCGTTCCCGAGCGAGCGCCTCGCCTTCATGCTGCAGGACTCCGGGCTCAAGCTCCTGCTCACCCAGCGCTCCGTCCTCGCCGGCCTGCCCGAGCCGGCCGTGGGAGTCCTCTGCCTGGACGAGGCCGCCGAGGCGCTGGAGGCGGAGCCCGCCACCCGGCCGGACGTGGAGACCCCGGGCGAGGACCTGGCCTACGTCATCTACACCTCCGGCTCGACCGGCAAGCCCAAGGGCGTGCAGATCCCGCACCGCGCGCTCGCCAACTTCCTCCGGTCGATGAGCGAGCGGCCGGGGATCGGCCCGGACGACGCCCTGGTGGCGGTGACCACGCTGTGCTTCGACATCTCCATGCTGGAGCTGCTGCTGCCGCTCACGACCGGTGCGCGGGTGATCCTGGTGGACCGCGAGGTGGCCTCCGACGGCCGACGGCTGCGCGCGGTGCTGTCGGAGTCCGGGGCCACGCTGATGCAGGCCACGCCGTCCACGTGGCGGCTGCTGCTCGACGCCGGCTGGTCGCCGCGCCCCGGTTTCCGCATGCTCTGCGGCGGTGAGGCGCTCCCCGCCGACCTGGCCCGCCGGCTCAGCCGCGACGGCGGCGAGCTGTGGAACATGTACGGCCCGACCGAGACCACCATCTGGTCGGCGGTGGCCCGGATCGACGAGGGCACCGTCTCCCTGGGCGAGCCGATCGCCAACACCGAGCTGCACGTGCTCGACGCCCGGGGCGCGCTCGTCCCGCCGGGCATTCCCGGAGAGCTGCACATCGGCGGCACCGGACTGGCGCGCGGTTATCTCGGCCGCCCGGAGCTGACCGCCGAGCGGTTCGTGCCGCACCCGTTCCCCATCGGCCTCGGCGAGAGGTTGTACCGCACCGGGGACCTGGTCCGCCGGCGCGGCGACGGCAGCCTCGAGTTCCTCGGCCGCATCGACCACCAGGTGAAGCTGCGCGGCTTCCGGATCGAGTTGGGGGAGATCGAGGCGGTCCTGGAGCAGCAGCCGGTCGTCCGGCAGGCGGTGGTGACCGTACGCGAGGACACGCCGGGCGACCAGCGCCTGGTGGCGTACGTGGTGGCCGACCCGTCCGCAGCCGACTCCGGCGCGAGCCCCGACGAGCTGGACCAGTGGCGCAACATCTGGGACACGGCGTACGACGAGCCGGCCGCGGACGTCGACCCGTCCTTCGACATCAGCGGCTGGACGAGCAGCTACACCGGCGAGCCCATCCCCGCCGAGGAGATGCGCGACTGGGTCGACCGCACCGCCGAGCGCGTGCTGAGCCGCGCGCCGCAGTCGGTGCTGGACGTGGGCTGCGGCACCGGCCTCATCCTGCACGCGGTCGCGCCGCACTGTAAGCGGTACTGGGGCACCGACTTCTCGGCCGTGGCGCTGGCGCGGCTGCGGCGGGCGGCGGCCGATCCCGATCGCTTCCCCGGCGACGTGCAGCTGCACGAATGCGCCGCGGACCAGCTCGACCGGCTGCCGGACCAGCAGTTCGACGTCGTCCTTCTCAACTCGGTGGTGCAGTACTTCCCCGACGAGGAGTACCTGGCCCGGGTGATCGAGGGAGCGCTGCCCCGGCTCGCCCCGGGTGGCGCCGTCGTGGTGGGCGACGTCCGCAGCCTTCCGCTGCTCGAGGCGTTCCACGCCTCGGTCGAACTGCACCGGGCGGCACCCGACCTGAGCGCCGACGCGTTGCGGGGGCGGGTGCGGCGGCGGGCCGCCGAGGAGGAGGAGCTGGTCATCGACCCGCGCTTCTTCCTGGCGCTGCGGGCCCGGCTGCCCGGCATCGCCGAGGTGCGGATCCTGCCCAAGCGCGGCCGGTACGACAACGAGCTGACCCGTTTCCGGTACGACGTGATCCTCACCAGCGAACCGGAGGCCCCGCCTGCCGGCCTTTCCCCGCTCGACTGGCGTGCCGGCGGGCTCTCCCTCCCGGCCCTCCGGGAGCGGCTCGTCCCGGCCACCGCGGACGTCATCGCCGTCCGGGACGTGCCGAACGCGCGGGTTCGGCCCTTCGCCGACCTGGTGGAGCGGCTGGGCACCGCCGGGGGTACGGCCGCCGACCTGCGGCAGAGCCTGGCCGCCGGGTCGGCGGGCGCGGTCGATCCCGAGGAGCTGGCCGCCCTGGCCGAGCAGACCGGATACCGGGCGGAACCGGACTGGACCCGGCACGGCTCGGACGGCGCGTTCGACCTCGTGCTGCGCCGGCTGGACGGCGACGGGCACCCCGTGGCCTCGGCGCAGGCCTTCCTCCAGGCGGCTCCGGTGCCGCCCGGGCCGCTGTCCGCGTGGGTGAACGGCGCCGCGTCCCGCCGCGCCCGCAAACTGCAGCCGCACCTGCGTGCCGTGCTGGGCGAGAAGCTGCCCGAGTACATGCTCCCCTCCGTGTTCGTGTTCCTCGACGCGCTGCCCCTCACCCCCAACGAGAAGGTGGACCGCAAGGCGCTGCCCGAGCCCCAGGTCGTCCGCTCCGATCCGCGCACGCCCTACGAGGCGCCGCGGGGCGACCTGGAGCGGGACCTCGCCGAGATCTGGGAACAGCTCCTGCACCTGGAGGGGGTGAGCATCCACGACGACTTCTTCGAATCGGGCGGCCACTCGCTGCTCGCCACCCAGGCGATCTCGCGGATCCGGACCCGGCTGGGACGGGAGGTGTCCCTGCGCGACATCTTCGAGTATCGGACCGTCGCGGCGCTGGCCGCGTGGCTGGTGGACGGCGGCGCGGAGGGTGGCGGCCCGGTGCTCGTGCCCATCCCGAGGGCCGAGCGCGGCGGGGAACTCCCGCTGTCGTACGCGCAGGAATGGCTCTGCGTCGACCACCCGGTCGGCCCCGAGAGTCCCGCTCACAACGTGGTGACCGCCGCGCGGCTGCGCGGACGGCTCGACGAGGAAGCCTTGGCGCGCGCCTTCGACCACGTGGTGCGGCGGCACGAATCGCTGCGTACCCGCCTGGTCACGCGGCCGGCGGGGCCGGCACAGGTCGTCGACGCCACCGGTACCTGGCCGCTGACCCGGTCCCGCCTGGAGGGCGCCGCGTCCGGGGATCCGCACCAGGCGATCCGCGGCATCCTCGAGGAGGAGAGCAGCCGGCCGTTCCGCCTGGCGGAGGGCCCGCTGGTACGGGGGCGGCTGCTCACCCTCGGCGACGAGGAGCGGATCCTGGTGCTCACCGTCCACCACGCCGTCACCGACAACTGGTCGTACGGGGTGCTGCTGCAGGACCTGGCCGGCGCCTACGAGGCCCTCGCCGAGGGGCGGGAGCCGACGCTTCCGGAACTTCCGCTCCAGTTCGCCGACTTCGCGGCATGGCAGCGCCAGGCGTTCGAGAGCGGGGCGCTGGACGCGGACACCGAGTACTGGCGGCGTACCCTCGCGGAGCTTCCGCCGCCGCCGCGGCTGGACGATGTCCGGCTCCCGCACGAGGCGGCGCCGGCCGCCTCGGGCCACGCTTTCGAGCTGTCCCCGGAACTGACCGCCGCGCTGCGGGAGTTCGCCCAGCGCGAGGGCGCGACCCTCTTCATGGTGCTCCTGGCCGCCTTCGGCGCCCAGCTCGCCGCCTGCACCGGGAGCCGGGACCTCGCCGTCGACTTCCCCGTCGCGGGCCGGGACCGGCCGGAGACCGAGCAGCTCATCGGCTTCTTCGTGAACCCGTTGGTGCTGCGCGCGGATCTCGGCGGGGATCCCAGCTTCCGCGAGCTGGTCGGCCGGGCCCGGGAGCGGATCCTCGAGGCGTACGCCCACCAGAGCGTGCCGCTGCAACCCTTGCGCCGCGAGTTCGCGCCGCAGTGCGAACGGGTCCGCCTGGGGTTCAACCTGCTCAACGCGCCACTGCCCGCCGCGGTGCTGCGTGACGTCCGGCTGGAGCCGCTCGACGCCGACTGGGGTTTCGTACACGTGCCGCCGGAGATGGAACCGGGGGTGGTGGATCTCAGCCTCATCATGCTCGAGGACGCGGAGGCGCTGCGCGGAATCTGGATGCACGCCGTCGAACGCGTCGATCCACGGCTGGTCGGCCGGGTGACCCGCCAGTGGAGCCGGCTGCTGGAGATGGTGGTGGACGATCCCGACCGCCGGATCGAGGAGTTGTGCCGGCTCCTGCGGGAGGACGAGGTGCCCGCCACCGCGAGCGGCGCCGGCGCGGAGGGAAGCGAAGAGTGA
- a CDS encoding MFS transporter produces MEKTDKGLTLRFITLAIGMFAIGTDSFVVAGILPSVGKDLDVSVPTSAELITAYALSYAILSPVVAAVAARVPRRVLLISGLLVFIAGNIGTGLAPSFEVAMGFRVMAALGGAMFTPTAAGVVVALAGPERRGTALSILFGGLSAATALGSPIGTAISGFTDWRGTMVFVAAVGVVAAIAISVALPSVPSPPAVTLKQRLSPVTDARIALTLLLVLVGYSGLFILYTYVSQVFAPATDGNGRTLAWLLFAWGIAAVVGNMTSGRLTDKLGNRVVINTAGVIAVAVFATTPWTSRHLVTAFVAVMLWGACGWAMLVPIQHRLAGVNPAVAQMSISLSSSANYVGVSLAPVVGRFLLDHDVDMRYLGVPSAAIVVVGLLIGETGYLLIRRQLRQAEADSGAAPAEDRAVTAR; encoded by the coding sequence ATGGAGAAGACAGACAAAGGGCTCACTTTACGGTTCATCACCCTGGCCATCGGCATGTTCGCCATCGGCACGGACAGCTTCGTGGTCGCCGGCATCCTGCCCAGCGTGGGCAAGGACCTCGACGTCTCCGTGCCCACCAGCGCGGAGCTCATCACGGCCTATGCGCTGTCCTACGCCATCCTCTCGCCCGTCGTGGCGGCGGTGGCCGCCCGCGTGCCCCGCAGGGTGCTGCTGATCAGCGGCCTGCTGGTGTTCATCGCGGGCAACATCGGTACCGGGCTCGCGCCCTCGTTCGAGGTGGCCATGGGCTTCCGGGTGATGGCCGCGCTCGGCGGTGCCATGTTCACACCGACCGCGGCCGGGGTCGTCGTCGCGCTCGCCGGGCCGGAGCGGCGGGGTACCGCCCTGTCCATCCTGTTCGGCGGACTGAGCGCGGCCACCGCCCTCGGTTCTCCGATCGGCACCGCGATCAGCGGATTCACCGACTGGCGCGGCACCATGGTCTTCGTCGCCGCGGTCGGTGTCGTGGCCGCGATCGCCATCTCCGTGGCCCTGCCCTCCGTGCCCAGCCCGCCGGCGGTGACGCTGAAGCAGCGTCTGTCGCCCGTCACCGATGCGAGGATCGCCCTGACGCTGCTGCTGGTCCTGGTCGGCTACAGCGGCCTGTTCATCCTGTACACCTACGTCAGCCAGGTCTTCGCCCCGGCCACGGACGGCAATGGCCGGACCCTGGCCTGGCTGCTGTTCGCCTGGGGAATCGCGGCCGTCGTCGGCAACATGACCTCGGGGCGCCTGACCGACAAGCTGGGCAATCGCGTTGTGATCAACACGGCCGGCGTCATCGCGGTCGCCGTGTTCGCCACCACCCCGTGGACCAGCCGGCACCTCGTGACCGCTTTCGTCGCCGTGATGCTGTGGGGCGCCTGCGGATGGGCGATGCTCGTCCCGATCCAGCACCGGCTCGCCGGGGTGAACCCCGCGGTCGCGCAGATGTCCATCTCCTTGAGCTCCTCGGCGAACTACGTCGGTGTCTCCCTCGCCCCCGTGGTCGGCCGCTTCCTGCTCGACCACGACGTGGACATGCGCTACCTGGGTGTGCCGTCGGCCGCGATCGTCGTCGTGGGCCTGTTGATCGGTGAGACGGGTTACCTGCTGATCAGGCGTCAGCTGCGGCAGGCCGAGGCGGACAGTGGTGCGGCTCCGGCCGAGGACCGGGCCGTCACGGCGCGCTGA
- a CDS encoding CGNR zinc finger domain-containing protein produces MDAAESSPATTLPQTPGEDRHGALALVNTEFSRPSGPYDGLLDTESAATWLYDRELVPSGAQLSAQDLDQLLELRRSLRELLDAHLNGASPDPAALSTLNSSLAAAPAVREIHWEETGPVAAVCRPADDPVAAALTTLAEDGVELLTGPPSGRLSACAAPGCTRLFVRNHGARRWCSDRCGNRVRAARHYVDHHPARRRPA; encoded by the coding sequence ATGGACGCTGCCGAATCCTCCCCCGCGACGACCCTGCCGCAGACTCCCGGCGAGGACCGCCACGGCGCTCTGGCACTGGTCAACACCGAGTTCAGCCGACCGAGCGGCCCGTACGACGGCCTGCTCGACACCGAGAGCGCGGCCACCTGGCTGTATGACCGGGAGTTGGTCCCCTCCGGAGCCCAGCTCAGCGCCCAGGATCTGGATCAGCTGCTCGAACTACGGCGCTCGCTCAGGGAGTTGCTCGACGCCCACCTCAACGGCGCCTCCCCCGACCCGGCAGCCCTGTCCACGCTCAACAGCTCGCTCGCGGCGGCCCCCGCCGTCCGTGAGATCCACTGGGAGGAAACCGGCCCGGTGGCGGCGGTGTGCCGCCCGGCCGACGATCCCGTCGCCGCGGCCCTCACCACGCTGGCCGAGGACGGCGTGGAACTGCTGACCGGCCCGCCGAGCGGACGTCTGTCCGCGTGCGCGGCACCCGGCTGCACCCGTCTCTTCGTCCGCAACCACGGCGCCCGCCGCTGGTGCTCGGACCGCTGCGGCAACCGCGTCCGCGCCGCGCGCCACTACGTCGACCACCACCCAGCACGACGCCGACCGGCGTGA
- a CDS encoding IclR family transcriptional regulator produces the protein MFRVQNAFTQLGGEVHGLAELARASSLDDSTVYRILRSGVQQGAFVQVARGRYRLGPAAARLGTQALTPRLDHDALSECLEQLRLTADGGMVFLYGLTNWGHPQRHCIDMAVGSHDLTELGMPPREIMRVNRSLRIGASGRAILAHLPDNLQHRVLAEQLPPTVGPGVYRDRKQLLASLTEIRVKGYAIGLQECARGWDSFAAPVLWDGTVLGSLGLLKPAHLPAPVRDRCILAVKSATAEVSRLIGVPEPQPRGRIA, from the coding sequence GTGTTCCGCGTGCAGAACGCCTTCACCCAGCTGGGTGGCGAGGTGCACGGGCTCGCGGAACTGGCCCGAGCCTCCTCGCTGGACGACTCCACCGTGTACCGGATCCTTCGTTCCGGTGTCCAGCAGGGCGCGTTCGTGCAGGTCGCCCGGGGCCGGTACCGGCTCGGTCCCGCCGCCGCACGGCTGGGCACCCAGGCACTGACGCCCCGGCTGGACCATGACGCGCTCAGCGAGTGCCTGGAACAACTGCGCCTGACTGCCGACGGCGGGATGGTGTTCCTGTACGGCCTGACCAATTGGGGCCACCCGCAGCGGCACTGCATCGACATGGCGGTGGGCTCCCACGACCTGACCGAACTGGGCATGCCGCCCAGAGAGATCATGCGGGTCAACCGCTCGCTGCGGATCGGCGCCTCGGGCCGGGCGATCCTCGCGCACCTGCCCGACAACCTGCAACACCGGGTGCTCGCGGAGCAGTTGCCCCCGACCGTCGGCCCGGGGGTGTACCGCGACCGCAAGCAACTGCTCGCCTCCCTGACGGAGATCCGGGTCAAGGGGTACGCGATCGGCCTCCAGGAGTGCGCACGCGGCTGGGACTCCTTCGCCGCGCCCGTACTGTGGGACGGCACCGTGCTGGGCTCGCTCGGCCTGCTCAAGCCGGCCCACCTTCCGGCGCCCGTCCGTGACCGTTGCATACTGGCCGTCAAGTCCGCGACGGCCGAGGTGAGCCGGCTGATAGGAGTGCCGGAACCACAGCCGCGCGGCCGGATCGCCTGA